A window of Candidatus Xiphinematobacter sp. Idaho Grape contains these coding sequences:
- a CDS encoding TonB family protein, translating to MIHDRFYSQWDQPIALFGPQYEFSCVLEVQIAQDGSIADYQIVGGSGNEVLDRSVLEASARVKQIDPLPVGLRESGVYTVRVEFKFSS from the coding sequence ATTATCCATGACCGTTTTTACAGTCAATGGGATCAACCAATTGCTCTGTTTGGCCCGCAGTACGAGTTTTCTTGCGTCCTCGAAGTCCAGATTGCTCAGGATGGGAGTATCGCTGACTATCAAATCGTAGGCGGCAGTGGAAACGAAGTTCTTGACCGCTCTGTTTTGGAGGCAAGCGCGCGTGTAAAACAAATCGATCCCTTGCCAGTCGGCCTTAGAGAAAGCGGTGTGTACACAGTGCGAGTTGAATTTAAATTCAGCAGCTAA